From the genome of Triticum aestivum cultivar Chinese Spring chromosome 3B, IWGSC CS RefSeq v2.1, whole genome shotgun sequence, one region includes:
- the LOC123070438 gene encoding dehydrin Rab25 yields the protein MAEYGGGYGHPYPRVDEYGNPVPPVDQYGNPIPREPGQVPAYSSGGASPSYGSAGAVTSADYGAGVTPGYGLSGAVHPHESVVGGAVSPSGAAHTHEGALSGGLAPGETTAYAYEGMVGRGISTGDQIQPTKEGHTTLGETLRRSSSSSSSSSSEDDGQGGRQRKKKSMKEKIKEKLPGNHKQEEHKAGHTVPAAGTGTHEKKGIMEKIKEKLPGHH from the exons ATGGCGGAGTACGGTGGAGGGTACGGGCACCCGTACCCGCGCGTCGACGAGTACGGCAACCCAGTGCCGCCGGTCGACCAGTACGGCAACCCCATCCCGAGGGAACCGGGCCAGGTTCCGGCGTACAGCTCGGGGGGCGCCTCTCCGTCCTATGGCTCTGCCGGCGCGGTGACGTCGGCCGACTATGGCGCGGGTGTCACGCCGGGCTACGGCCTGAGCGGCGCCGTGCACCCACACGAGAGCGTGGTAGGCGGTGCCGTTTCCCCGTCCGGCGCGGCGCACACGCACGAGGGCGCGCTAAGCGGCGGCCTCGCCCCTGGCGAGACAACTGCATACGCTTATGAGGGCATGGTCGGCAGGGGCATCAGCACGGGCGACCAGATCCAGCCCACCAAAGAGGGGCACACGACACTGGGCGAGACTTTGCGGCGCTCCTCCAGCTCTAGCTCCAGCTCG TCGTCCGAGGATGACGGGCAAGGCgggaggcagaggaagaagaagagcatgaAGGAGAAGATAAAGGAGAAGCTCCCGGGCAACCACAAGCAGGAGGAGCACAAGGCCGGGCACACGGTGCCGGCGGCTGGGACAGGGACGCATGAGAAGAAGGGCATCatggagaagatcaaggagaagctCCCTGGACACCACTGA